In Lycium barbarum isolate Lr01 chromosome 9, ASM1917538v2, whole genome shotgun sequence, the DNA window AATATAGCCtttgtatacatgatatacacgtaCAAAAAGATCAATAAAGCTCAGCTTTTTATTACTTCTTGTACTGTGTTTTCTACACCACCATGAGTTTAGAGTCCATCTCAAATATGATATTGTTTAGGCCTAGAGAGGAACTGTATTTCAACCCAATCAATGCAGCTTCAATCTCAGCACGGTTATTGCTGCAAAATTCCAAATACTCTGAGTATGCTAGTATCATCCTCCCTTCCTTGTTTCTTCTAATACCTCCTGCTCCTGCTTTCTTCATTTGTATCAAAGAGCTGCCATCAGTGTTAATCTTGAATTGCTGAGTTATTGGCCTATCCCAATACATTAGACAGCTACTAATTTGATTCCTGTAATTATCTACAATGACACAAATATCTCTCCAAGACAAATGAAGGTTAATCTGTGTAAAGTgtttatataacataattttgACTTGAAAAATAACTTGATTTACAATTTTATAGACTGAATAAGATTTCTGGCCATACCTGCGTGCACCTCTCCTTTTCCACAATTCCCAGTTGATTATCATGGGGAGACTTTTACTGATAGTTCTGTGTAAAGGATTGACATTCTCACCAGCCCACTAGCTCCAAACCAGATTCTTAGTATGTACATTAGAAATTTTGATGCCCAGAGAATTAGCAAAGTATTGCCAAATATTTTTAGCAATATCACCATGCACAAACAAGTGATCTAAAGTTTCAGATTGAGGATTTGGACAACAGTTGCATCTGGAAACAATATTCTGGCCAAATTTAGAGACAATATCATCCAATGGTAACTTCTTTCTCATAACTCTCCAATTAAGGAAAGCTATTTTGAAAGGTAAACGTTTATACCAAAGATTATTGAGAGTATCATTAGTGTCCTTCCTCTTTCTGGTAAGTTCTCTGGGAGAAGCACAAGTAAATTTTCCATCACTATTGATGGTCCAAATACAAGTATCAGGCTTACTAGGATCATTGATATGAATCCTCTCAATAAGATTATGAAGGGGGGCAGGGACAGTGTTTAACAACTTCTCTGTATCCCTTTTGTTCTCATGAATGAATTCATTGACCAAAGTATTACCTGGCATAGTACCTTTTTGAAGGAATACAGCAAGTGGACCAAGTCCTGTCCAGCTATCCCACCAGAAAAAAGATGAGCCACTATTTATTTTCCAAAGCATATGAGGCTCGGCTGTAGCTCTACAATTAAGAGGTTCTTTCCAGCTCTGTGATTGGCTAGAGCTCCAGCTTCTGGCAATAGAATTAACTCTAACACAGTATTTGGATTTCAAAAATTCAGCCCAAAGACTAGAGTTGGTTCTAAACCTCCACCATCTTTTAAAAATAAAGGAATTTTATATATCAGCTAAGGATTTAAAACTAACTCCCCCTTCCTCCTTGGGGTAGCAAAGATTCTGCCAGGAACTCCAATGGTATTTGTTTTTCCCCTCCATTTGCCCCCAAAAGAAATTGgataaatatttttcaatttgagTGATTACTGTTTTGGGAGGTGAGATTGCAACCAAAAGATGCATAGTTTGGGACTGTAAAACCTGCTGTATAATTACAGCCTTTCCCCCTTGAGAAAGAAACTTACCTTGCCATCCTCCAATCCTTTTAAGGATCTTAGATGTAATTTCAGCAAAGTAGGTGATCTTTTTCCTCCATGTGTAAATGGGACAGCCAAGTTATGTAAAGGGGAAACTTCCAGCTTTAAAATTTGTCATGCTTTTGATTCTACTGTGAGTTCCTGCACAAGCAGTAGAAGAAGTTAAAAACATACTCTTGTCTCTATTAATTCTTTGACCAGTGACCTTCTCATATCTTTTCAACTGCCTTAGCATAACTTTGAGAGAGTAGTTATCCCAGGATGTGAACAGAATTACACCATCTGCATATGCAAGATGATTAATTCTTGGACCATCCAGTTTCATATTATAACCAATATATTTATCTTTCTTAAAGACACTGTTAAGCATTTTTTAAAGTAATTCAGCAGTCAAAATGAAAAGAGAAGGGGAAAGAGGGTCTCCCTATTTGAGTCATCTGGTGGAGTGAAAGAAGCCTTTCCTATCCCCATTGATGATAATAGAGTACCAGACATCTGACAACAATCTCCAGACAATATCAATAAAATTCTTAAAGAAACCAAATCTCCTTACAATAAAGATAATGCATAGCCAAGACACCCTATCATATGTTTTTTCCATGTCTAATTTGAATACCAAATTGGATTTCCCCCCCTTTATTGATGTTTTGAATAATCTCTTGAGTAAGTAGGATGTTCTCAGTTATGAGTCTTCCACTAATAAACCCTGATTGATTCTCAGACACTAATTTAGGGAGAAAAACATTTAGTCTAGCGGTCGTGATCTTCGAAATGATTTTATTAGAGAAATTAGTTAAACTGATTGGTCTAAGTTGAGAAAATTTAGAAGGTTCATCAACTTTAGGCAACATAATTAAGCAAGTATGAGTAAATAACTTAGTCAACCTTTTACCACAGAAAAAACTATGAACAAAGTTTGCCAGATCCTTTTTAAGGATGGGCCAATATTTCTGGAAGAATAGTCCATTGAAGCTATCTGGGCCAGCTGCACTGTTGGGGCTGAGATCCATTATGGCTTGTTTGATCTCCTCTTCTTCTGGAAATTTGCTCAACAAATTGTTTTCTTCATCAGTGATCAACTTTTTTATTTGTTTGAGTGACCCAAACTCAGCGATTTGCTCTCTATCAGTGAACAGATTTTGAAAATGGAGGATAGCAGCATTTCCAATGGCCTCATTTCCTTCAATCCAATCCCCCTCAACATTTTTAATCCTTTGCAGAGAAGCTCTCTTTCTTTTCTGTCTGATGGTACTGAAAAAATATTTAGTGCAAGAGtctccttcttcattccattgtATATTAGCCTTTTGTTGAAGAAGGTTATCTTGTATAGTGATCCATCTAGTGTATTCAGCATTAACCCTGTTAAGTTCTTGTCTATTTTCCTCAGAGTCATCATAATCCATTTTTCCTTCTATCTCTAGGATCAATTTTTCATGTTGCTTAACTTTTCAAAAACATCTCCAATAGTGCCTTTGGACCATTGACTGAGAGTTTTGGCTACTTTTTTGAGTTTCTCCTGTAGGATCCACATAGGATTTCCATGAACTTCTTCTTCCCAAGAGCTTCTGATTACTTGTTCGAAATCTGGCTATAGAGTCCAGAAGTTGAGAAACCTGAAATACACAAAATTGTTAGAAATTTCTTTGTAGTTAATTAAAAGAAGATTGTGATCAGAACCTGTTCTAGCCAGATGTTTAACTACAATGTCCCCTATATTGCTGCTTCACTCTTCATTGTATAACACTCTGTCTAGTCTTTTACAAATTTTGTTTCCTCTTTTTCTACCATTAGTCCAAGTAAAGGTATTCCCACTGTAACCTGCGTCTAGTAATCCACAATCATCCATACAGGAAATGAAATCCATACTCTCACTCATTCTATGAGGTCTACCTCCTCTTTTTTCAGAAGGAGATAGAGAGACATTAAAGTCCCCTACAACAGCCCATGATCCGTTAACTTGAGCCATATTTTGCTTGATTTTGTACCATAATTTCTTCCTCTTCCTGGCAGAAGTTTTTGCGTaaatgataacgtccaaatccaccctattaattagaatgggcacggtcgtatgcaaatatatttacccaactatgagtcggggtcgaatcccacagagaacaatatgtaggcgattaggaaaagtaggaattttcaccaatgatagctaaagccaaacgatggataatattttggttttgtttgagagaaaattataactaatgcaaaaatgtaaactaacctagaaagcaagtaaaatgatcaatggccacaagcatggatacaagggag includes these proteins:
- the LOC132611633 gene encoding uncharacterized protein LOC132611633 — protein: MARVNSIARSWSSSQSQSWKEPLNCRATAEPHMLWKINSGSSFFWWDSWTGLGPLAVFLQKGTMPGNTLVNEFIHENKRDTEKLLNTVPAPLHNLIERIHINDPSKPDTCIWTINSDGKFTCASPRELTRKRKDTNDTLNNLWYKRLPFKIAFLNWRVMRKKLPLDDIVSKFGQNIVSRCNCCPNPQSETLDHLFVHGDIAKNIWQYFANSLGIKISNINLHLSWRDICVIVDNYRNQISSCLMYWDRPITQQFKINTDGSSLIQMKKAGAGGIRRNKEGRMILAYSEYLEFCSNNRAEIEAALIGLKYSSSLGLNNIIFEMDSKLMVV